A part of Anaerotignum faecicola genomic DNA contains:
- a CDS encoding ABC transporter substrate-binding protein codes for MKKWMKMTATMMAAAMALTACGGNDAADDSADAGETYTVGIIQQLEHPALDAATKGFEDKLTELLGDKVKFDYQNAQGEQTNCTTIATKFVSNDVDLIMANATTALQAAAAATGDIPIVGTSVTDYKTAGVVDSNEKPGRNVTGVSDLAPVDQQIQLLMKLVPDTKKVGIVYCSAEPNSAYQAKLAEAELDKEGIAWAEFTAADSNEVQSVVTKAVGECDALYIPTDNTIANNTEIVKNVAVPAGIPVVTGEEGMCSGCGLATLSISYYDLGVKAAEMAYEILTNGADPAQMAIGYVTDGITEKYNADIAEALNITIPEDMVAIEN; via the coding sequence ATGAAAAAATGGATGAAAATGACAGCCACAATGATGGCTGCAGCAATGGCATTGACAGCCTGCGGCGGCAATGATGCGGCAGACGATTCCGCTGATGCAGGCGAAACATATACAGTCGGCATCATTCAGCAGCTGGAGCACCCTGCATTGGATGCGGCAACAAAGGGCTTTGAGGATAAGCTGACAGAGCTTCTGGGCGATAAGGTAAAATTCGATTATCAGAACGCACAGGGCGAGCAGACAAACTGCACCACGATTGCAACAAAATTTGTTTCCAATGATGTTGATTTGATTATGGCAAACGCAACCACAGCTTTGCAGGCGGCAGCAGCGGCAACAGGGGATATTCCTATCGTTGGTACCTCCGTAACAGACTATAAAACAGCAGGCGTGGTTGATTCCAATGAAAAGCCCGGCAGAAATGTAACCGGTGTTTCCGATCTGGCACCCGTTGATCAGCAGATTCAGCTGCTCATGAAGCTGGTTCCCGATACAAAGAAGGTTGGCATCGTATACTGCTCTGCAGAACCCAACTCTGCATATCAGGCGAAGCTGGCAGAGGCTGAGCTGGATAAGGAAGGCATTGCATGGGCTGAATTTACAGCAGCAGATTCCAACGAGGTACAGTCTGTTGTAACAAAGGCAGTCGGCGAATGTGATGCACTGTATATCCCTACAGACAACACCATCGCAAATAACACAGAAATCGTAAAGAACGTAGCGGTTCCCGCAGGGATTCCTGTTGTAACCGGTGAAGAAGGCATGTGCAGCGGCTGTGGTCTGGCAACTCTGTCCATCAGCTACTATGATTTGGGCGTAAAGGCAGCGGAAATGGCTTATGAAATTCTGACAAACGGCGCAGATCCCGCACAGATGGCAATCGGCTATGTAACTGATGGCATTACAGAAAAATACAATGCTGACATCGCAGAAGCACTGAATATCACCATTCCCGAGGATATGGTAGCAATCGAAAACTAA
- the yqfC gene encoding sporulation protein YqfC, whose protein sequence is MGFRRNMTEALELPKEILLHLPLISFIGQEEVTIENYKGILEYSEETVRIGTAAGVLRLEGQRLCLKQLSAECMVVTGRVEKMEFLQ, encoded by the coding sequence ATGGGATTTCGTAGGAATATGACAGAGGCACTGGAGCTGCCGAAGGAAATACTGCTGCATCTGCCGCTGATTTCCTTTATCGGACAGGAGGAGGTTACGATAGAAAATTATAAGGGGATTCTGGAATACAGCGAGGAGACGGTGCGCATCGGCACGGCGGCAGGGGTTCTGCGGCTGGAGGGGCAGAGGCTTTGCCTGAAGCAGCTTTCGGCGGAGTGCATGGTGGTGACGGGCAGAGTGGAAAAAATGGAATTTCTGCAATGA
- a CDS encoding sporulation protein YqfD: protein MFLALWYYLCGYVKIRVKGFSAERFMNMAAYRGVYLWEVAREGASMTMKAAGNSLELLQACAEKTGCALEVLSYGGLPVFLGRFGRRQVWTAGLLCFAAGLYLLSSFVWVMRIEGNERLSREELLSACREMGLYPGVRKRSVDTQAVTNGLLEDFADISWVSVGIHGTDATIRLAETIEGVEIIDKETPCDIVASTDGVILQITAERGTPLVAAGDVVKKGDVLISSALTIGLEGEEQHTAYTAAEGTVTARIWRRLTEELPLQYEEAVYSGEERKNHSLLFSGRELDILHPDSDVQWERELLSEKTLGLGDRKLPLTWRMECWRAYETVQKTRTVAEAKTLLEEKLRKNAENLLSSYGTIEDIQIRYEVYANSVRADAEVTMAERIEEKRQNIETENQNEEKEQENANEL from the coding sequence TTGTTCCTAGCGTTATGGTATTATTTATGTGGATATGTTAAAATAAGGGTGAAAGGCTTTTCGGCGGAACGCTTTATGAATATGGCGGCGTATCGCGGTGTCTATCTATGGGAGGTGGCGCGCGAAGGTGCCAGCATGACGATGAAAGCAGCAGGAAACAGCCTGGAGCTTTTGCAGGCGTGTGCCGAAAAAACGGGCTGTGCGCTGGAGGTGCTTTCCTATGGCGGTCTGCCCGTTTTTCTGGGGCGATTTGGCAGGCGGCAGGTCTGGACGGCAGGGCTTTTGTGCTTTGCGGCAGGGCTGTATCTTCTGTCCTCGTTTGTCTGGGTAATGCGGATTGAAGGGAATGAACGCCTTTCCAGAGAGGAGCTTCTCTCCGCCTGCAGGGAAATGGGACTATACCCCGGTGTCCGGAAACGGAGTGTGGATACACAGGCTGTCACCAATGGTCTTTTGGAGGACTTTGCGGACATTTCGTGGGTAAGCGTCGGGATTCACGGAACAGATGCGACCATCCGACTTGCGGAAACGATTGAAGGGGTCGAAATCATTGATAAGGAAACGCCCTGTGATATCGTTGCATCGACGGATGGCGTGATTTTGCAGATTACTGCGGAACGGGGAACCCCTCTGGTTGCCGCAGGGGATGTAGTGAAAAAGGGGGATGTGCTGATTTCCTCCGCGCTGACGATTGGCTTGGAGGGGGAGGAACAGCATACCGCATATACTGCGGCGGAAGGCACCGTAACGGCGCGCATCTGGCGGCGGCTGACTGAGGAGCTGCCCTTGCAGTATGAGGAAGCCGTCTATAGCGGCGAGGAAAGGAAAAACCACAGCCTTCTCTTTTCGGGAAGGGAATTGGATATCCTTCACCCCGACAGTGATGTGCAGTGGGAGAGGGAGCTGCTTTCCGAGAAAACCCTCGGTCTGGGGGATAGGAAACTGCCCCTCACATGGCGGATGGAGTGCTGGCGGGCATACGAAACGGTGCAGAAAACGCGCACCGTGGCGGAAGCAAAAACGCTTCTGGAAGAAAAATTAAGAAAAAATGCAGAGAATTTATTGTCTTCTTACGGTACAATAGAGGATATACAAATCAGATATGAGGTTTACGCCAACAGTGTCCGCGCAGATGCGGAAGTTACCATGGCGGAAAGAATAGAGGAGAAAAGGCAGAACATAGAAACAGAAAATCAGAACGAAGAAAAGGAGCAGGAAAACGCGAATGAGCTTTGA
- a CDS encoding PhoH family protein, producing MSFERTIQMENHIILPVFGQFDANIKKIEKACGVSIVNRGDDVKISGEEKDVHKAWNILHSLVALVKKGEEITEQNLEYFISSAEETDLRELEKMYDDLICITVNGRPLKPKTLGQKKYVDLIKNNTIVFGIGPAGTGKTYLAMAMAITAFKNNEVNRIILTRPAIEAGEKLGFLPGDLQQKVDPYLRPLYDALYEIMGAENFMKNMEKGLIEVAPLAYMRGRTLDNAFIVLDEAQNTTPEQMKMFLTRIGYGSKAVITGDVTQIDLTEGKRSGLMEATRILSGIEGIGQITLTNKDVVRHPLVQKIILAYEKFENRKRGEQDGKKERRIPHK from the coding sequence ATGAGCTTTGAAAGAACCATACAGATGGAAAACCATATCATTCTGCCTGTATTCGGGCAGTTTGATGCAAATATCAAGAAAATCGAGAAGGCGTGCGGCGTGAGCATTGTCAATCGTGGGGATGATGTAAAGATTTCGGGCGAGGAAAAGGATGTCCATAAGGCTTGGAATATCCTCCATTCTCTTGTTGCTCTGGTGAAAAAAGGCGAGGAAATTACGGAGCAGAATCTGGAATATTTCATTTCCTCCGCAGAGGAAACCGACCTGCGTGAGCTGGAAAAAATGTATGATGATTTAATCTGCATTACCGTAAACGGCAGACCGCTGAAGCCCAAAACACTGGGGCAGAAAAAATATGTTGATTTAATTAAGAATAATACGATTGTGTTCGGCATTGGTCCTGCCGGTACAGGGAAAACCTATCTGGCAATGGCAATGGCGATTACTGCCTTTAAAAATAACGAGGTGAACCGCATTATCCTGACCCGTCCTGCCATTGAAGCGGGGGAAAAGCTGGGCTTTCTGCCCGGAGATTTGCAGCAGAAGGTAGACCCCTATCTGCGTCCCCTGTATGATGCGCTGTATGAAATCATGGGCGCGGAAAATTTCATGAAAAACATGGAAAAGGGTCTGATTGAGGTTGCCCCTCTGGCATATATGCGTGGACGCACGTTGGATAATGCGTTTATCGTTCTGGATGAAGCGCAGAATACGACACCTGAGCAGATGAAAATGTTTCTGACCCGTATCGGGTATGGCTCGAAGGCGGTTATTACGGGAGATGTGACGCAGATTGACCTGACGGAGGGCAAGCGCAGCGGCTTGATGGAGGCAACAAGGATTCTCTCCGGTATCGAGGGCATCGGGCAGATTACCCTGACGAATAAGGACGTTGTGCGTCATCCTCTGGTGCAGAAAATCATTCTGGCATACGAAAAGTTTGAAAACAGGAAACGAGGCGAGCAGGATGGCAAGAAGGAAAGACGAATCCCTCATAAATAA